The following coding sequences are from one Paenibacillus tundrae window:
- a CDS encoding WG repeat-containing protein has product MSISEPLLVQIVHQHIPAGATVVTIDKPVKHPAIYAADLTGDGIPEIATVYQLNGELYLLILKFYNGQWIKMSLTKGLGYRVTLLTAAPVTSTSRNNLIVGWQLGAIWSKLAVYDWTDSGLKDLTPDDVVFSHAEIIDMPGQHGRDGKVEIALWIHDTGEAYRVDIIRWQNGKWVSAPDVYPYYFPKVVQYYEKLTQHYPDYIFYWSYLADAQYKAGMFPAALASVQKALSFSDPYPSKEVLLALEKSIKQAMESGSHAREVTWLYPVSVRTVQGTRWGYMDEQGHVRLEPVLDDARDFQSNGLAVVVQNGKAGVINLNGQFVVQPLYDSINSYVEDRAIVIDSQGFKMIDEQGHVLTRRAYPFIADLSEGRALFYDTDSSSGGGTSKYGYLDQSGQEVIKAQFQSAYDFQQGKAVVQIKEHEYALIDLNGNRLATYPYPYVGPLGDGLLAFQKETAGKYGYIDERGNIIIQPQFSTALPFHDGLAIVNTSADYKSSYGVINRQGQFVIQPTYNDIRDLGEQRFALGQAIDSEQPYIGSMYAIADEGGKLLSPFTYREVGQFKQGLLSASDGKRTYLLDRSGQPAPGYPYVEGSGTLEVVAPNLIKAYVDQRLSYVKRSGQVVWKQNTIVPLHPPYRVREEKYKPNVDYLVYYPQVEGMADQAAQLGVNAKLKALSQVKPIPADQKLDYSYTGDFEISFYKQQLLQLQLTGYNYPFGAAHGMPTMIYAIINLTNGHMYELKDLFKPNSDYVKVLSRIVADQIKNDPQYSYVFPDTYEGISPDQPFFVTADALHLYFAPYEIAPYAAGFPTFTIPFIQIKDIINTEGEFWKAFHM; this is encoded by the coding sequence ATCGGGTTACGTTGCTCACGGCTGCGCCAGTTACATCTACCTCTAGAAATAATCTTATTGTGGGCTGGCAGCTAGGTGCCATCTGGTCGAAACTGGCTGTATACGATTGGACGGATTCTGGACTTAAGGATTTAACCCCGGACGATGTCGTATTTAGCCATGCAGAGATTATTGATATGCCTGGACAGCATGGACGAGATGGCAAAGTAGAAATCGCATTATGGATTCATGATACAGGCGAAGCCTACCGGGTAGATATCATTCGCTGGCAAAATGGCAAGTGGGTATCTGCGCCGGATGTCTATCCCTACTATTTCCCCAAAGTCGTGCAATATTATGAGAAGCTCACGCAGCATTATCCGGACTATATATTCTACTGGAGCTACCTCGCAGACGCACAATATAAAGCAGGCATGTTCCCTGCTGCATTAGCTTCTGTTCAGAAGGCATTAAGCTTCTCAGACCCATATCCGTCCAAAGAAGTACTACTTGCGCTTGAGAAAAGCATTAAACAAGCTATGGAGAGTGGCAGCCATGCGCGGGAGGTCACGTGGTTATATCCCGTTTCCGTTAGAACCGTGCAAGGGACTCGGTGGGGGTATATGGATGAACAAGGGCATGTTCGACTGGAGCCCGTACTAGACGATGCGCGTGATTTCCAGTCAAACGGTCTTGCCGTTGTCGTGCAGAATGGGAAGGCCGGCGTCATTAATTTGAATGGACAATTTGTCGTTCAGCCGCTATACGATAGCATCAATTCGTATGTGGAAGATCGAGCCATCGTTATTGACTCCCAAGGATTCAAAATGATTGATGAGCAAGGTCATGTCTTGACCCGACGTGCTTATCCATTTATTGCAGATTTATCTGAGGGAAGAGCTTTATTTTACGATACGGACAGCAGTTCAGGTGGTGGAACCAGCAAATATGGTTATCTAGATCAATCAGGTCAAGAGGTTATTAAGGCACAGTTCCAGTCAGCCTATGATTTTCAGCAAGGGAAGGCCGTAGTGCAGATTAAGGAGCATGAGTATGCGTTAATTGATCTCAACGGAAATAGACTCGCGACCTATCCTTATCCGTATGTAGGCCCACTAGGAGACGGACTGCTTGCATTTCAGAAGGAGACAGCAGGTAAATATGGTTACATCGATGAACGCGGCAACATTATTATTCAGCCTCAGTTCAGCACAGCACTTCCATTTCATGATGGTCTTGCGATCGTTAACACCTCAGCGGACTACAAATCAAGTTATGGTGTGATTAATCGGCAAGGGCAGTTCGTCATTCAGCCGACCTATAACGATATCCGAGACCTGGGAGAGCAGCGGTTTGCGCTTGGTCAAGCGATTGACTCCGAACAACCTTACATCGGTTCCATGTATGCTATTGCAGATGAAGGTGGAAAGTTACTTTCGCCATTCACATATCGGGAAGTGGGACAGTTTAAACAAGGATTACTTTCTGCGTCAGATGGCAAACGTACCTATTTACTCGATCGCAGCGGTCAGCCTGCTCCAGGATATCCTTACGTAGAAGGCTCAGGAACATTAGAGGTCGTAGCACCGAATCTGATCAAAGCGTATGTCGACCAACGTCTATCTTATGTGAAGCGAAGCGGACAGGTGGTATGGAAACAAAATACGATCGTCCCGCTCCATCCACCGTACCGTGTGCGTGAGGAAAAGTATAAGCCTAACGTAGACTACCTGGTATATTATCCGCAAGTTGAAGGGATGGCAGATCAAGCCGCGCAGCTGGGGGTTAATGCCAAACTAAAAGCTTTATCGCAGGTTAAGCCTATTCCTGCAGATCAGAAGTTAGATTATTCCTATACGGGTGACTTTGAGATTAGCTTCTATAAGCAGCAGTTGCTTCAATTACAGCTTACAGGGTACAACTATCCGTTTGGTGCAGCACATGGCATGCCTACGATGATTTATGCCATTATTAATCTAACGAATGGGCATATGTATGAGCTCAAAGACTTATTTAAGCCAAACAGTGATTATGTCAAAGTTCTAAGTCGAATTGTGGCTGATCAGATTAAGAATGATCCACAATATTCGTATGTGTTTCCGGATACGTATGAGGGGATTAGCCCAGATCAGCCGTTCTTTGTGACAGCAGATGCGCTGCATCTGTATTTTGCTCCATATGAGATTGCACCTTATGCCGCTGGATTCCCAACCTTCACCATTCCGTTTATCCAGATCAAGGATATCATCAATACAGAGGGCGAGTTCTGGAAAGCTTTTCATATGTAA
- a CDS encoding CBO0543 family protein, giving the protein MLGNFIVGFVIPVIIGGWILRRQLKILLIYYPLGIATSACINSVGFNFFWNILPNTRNQSYAALPMDLGIYPMAGCLMIYAIVVHKKKPWPSILVAASTLTLIEWIAKTMGHVVYFNGWNIFWTFCSYVLPFVLAYGYCRMFAHLFYPERT; this is encoded by the coding sequence ATGCTAGGGAACTTTATCGTAGGGTTTGTTATTCCTGTCATTATAGGTGGATGGATATTAAGGCGACAGTTAAAAATATTGCTCATTTATTATCCGCTAGGGATCGCAACTTCAGCATGCATTAACAGCGTGGGGTTTAATTTTTTCTGGAACATTCTACCCAACACGAGGAACCAATCCTATGCTGCACTTCCGATGGACTTAGGCATCTATCCGATGGCAGGTTGTCTGATGATATATGCTATTGTTGTGCATAAGAAAAAGCCTTGGCCGTCGATCCTTGTTGCAGCATCTACTCTAACTCTAATTGAATGGATCGCGAAGACCATGGGACACGTTGTTTATTTTAATGGATGGAATATCTTCTGGACGTTCTGCTCATATGTTCTACCGTTTGTACTCGCATATGGCTATTGTAGGATGTTTGCACATCTGTTTTATCCTGAAAGAACTTAG